One genomic segment of Clostridium saccharoperbutylacetonicum N1-4(HMT) includes these proteins:
- the yunB gene encoding sporulation protein YunB has protein sequence MEYYTKRKKHKYISFIIVIIFIIVIFNILLIFFDKRVMPAVTEIAMIMAKTQTLNIINEKSVNILSKDFKYDEMIKIEKDNQGNIILMQSDTVKLNYIAAELSSECNKELSDMKNSAIQVPLGWMSKQSAFYSLGPKMTIEIEPIGNIITSYESKFESAGINQTRHKIYLDVNAKVKLKLPLRDQEVEVNTQIPVSDTIIVGKIPNTTIGIPTNDQNKN, from the coding sequence ATGGAGTATTATACAAAACGGAAAAAACATAAATACATATCATTTATAATAGTTATTATCTTTATTATTGTCATATTTAACATTTTATTAATATTTTTTGATAAAAGAGTTATGCCAGCAGTAACTGAAATTGCAATGATAATGGCAAAAACTCAAACCTTAAATATTATTAATGAAAAAAGTGTGAACATTTTATCAAAAGATTTTAAATATGATGAAATGATAAAGATAGAAAAGGATAATCAAGGAAATATAATATTAATGCAGTCTGATACAGTTAAATTAAATTATATAGCAGCCGAATTATCTTCAGAATGTAATAAAGAATTAAGTGATATGAAAAATTCTGCTATACAGGTTCCTTTAGGATGGATGAGTAAACAAAGTGCCTTTTACAGCTTGGGTCCTAAAATGACAATTGAAATTGAACCCATAGGAAATATAATTACAAGTTATGAATCTAAATTTGAAAGTGCAGGAATTAACCAAACTAGACATAAAATATATTTAGATGTCAATGCAAAGGTTAAATTGAAATTACCTCTAAGAGATCAAGAGGTTGAGGTAAATACGCAAATTCCTGTATCAGATACAATAATAGTAGGAAAAATACCAAATACAACTATTGGTATTCCAACAAACGATCAGAATAAAAATTAA
- the hflX gene encoding GTPase HflX codes for MIFGNIEGIKKSIIDELESIYSIRNLKDEVCNEEILYIISRSSSLIEREVSVGINRKGNVTSVAIGDSTSVEVPLIDIEEKRLSGIRVIHTHPNGYCNLSALDLTALLKLKLDAIVSVAIVDGKIIDFSLGMLSLFNNKLEAEEKSNLSLEEIKTIHILDKIRFIENLIKTNDVIEDTEEKAILVGSDTKESLEELEELTEACNIPVLKTVFQSRNKIDAAFFIGRGKVLEIASMRQVERANVIIFDDELSGSQVRNLEAALGAKVIDRTTLILEIFATRAKTKEAKIQVELAQLKYRMSRLQGLGTVLSRTGGGIGTRGPGEKKLETDRRHIMETVYNLKDELKKIKKTRDIQREKRNKENIPKVSLVGYTNAGKSTLRNALCDLAAKKENVTKDKVFEANMLFATLDTTTRAITLSKKGVVTLTDTVGFVRKLPHELVEAFKSTLEEVIYSDLLCHVIDVASDSALDQYKAVNEVLNELGAIDKETIFVLNKIDKASEEQIKAIKEEIGEGEIIEISAREKINLEELLNLIEEKVPYNYRKIEYLIPYDKSDVQSYLHRNARVLEEEYKENGTFMIAEVDDEVYNKTVEYMTKE; via the coding sequence ATGATATTTGGAAATATTGAAGGAATTAAAAAATCTATAATAGATGAACTAGAAAGTATTTATTCAATTAGAAATTTAAAGGATGAAGTATGTAATGAAGAAATTTTATATATAATTTCTAGAAGTTCAAGTTTAATTGAAAGAGAAGTAAGTGTTGGAATAAATAGAAAGGGAAATGTAACTTCTGTTGCAATAGGAGATTCTACATCTGTAGAAGTACCTCTAATAGATATAGAAGAAAAGAGATTATCAGGAATTAGGGTAATTCATACACATCCAAATGGTTACTGTAATTTATCAGCCTTAGATTTAACAGCACTACTAAAGTTAAAATTAGATGCAATTGTATCTGTAGCAATAGTAGATGGAAAAATAATTGATTTTTCATTAGGAATGCTTTCTTTATTTAATAATAAGTTGGAAGCAGAAGAAAAGAGCAATCTTTCACTAGAAGAGATAAAAACTATTCATATATTAGATAAAATAAGATTTATTGAAAATTTAATTAAAACTAATGATGTTATAGAAGATACAGAAGAAAAAGCAATATTAGTTGGTTCCGATACTAAGGAAAGTTTAGAAGAATTAGAAGAGCTTACTGAGGCTTGTAATATACCAGTTTTAAAGACAGTTTTTCAAAGTAGAAATAAAATTGATGCAGCCTTTTTTATAGGTAGAGGGAAGGTATTAGAAATTGCATCGATGAGACAGGTGGAAAGAGCAAATGTAATTATCTTTGATGATGAACTTTCAGGCTCTCAAGTTAGAAATCTTGAAGCTGCCTTAGGAGCAAAGGTAATTGATAGAACTACATTAATATTAGAAATATTTGCAACAAGAGCAAAGACCAAAGAAGCCAAAATTCAAGTAGAATTAGCTCAATTAAAATATAGAATGAGCAGATTGCAAGGTCTAGGAACAGTTTTATCTAGAACAGGTGGAGGAATAGGTACTAGAGGACCTGGAGAAAAGAAGCTTGAAACAGATAGAAGACATATAATGGAGACAGTATATAATCTTAAAGATGAACTTAAAAAAATCAAAAAAACTAGAGATATTCAAAGAGAAAAAAGAAATAAAGAAAATATTCCTAAAGTGTCCTTGGTTGGATATACAAATGCAGGAAAGTCCACTTTAAGAAATGCTCTTTGTGATTTAGCAGCTAAAAAAGAAAATGTAACTAAAGATAAAGTATTTGAAGCAAATATGCTTTTTGCAACCTTAGATACTACTACAAGGGCTATAACCTTGAGTAAGAAGGGCGTGGTTACACTCACAGATACAGTTGGTTTTGTAAGAAAGCTGCCTCATGAATTGGTAGAAGCTTTTAAATCTACATTAGAGGAAGTTATTTATTCTGATCTTTTATGTCACGTAATAGATGTAGCTTCAGATAGTGCACTAGATCAATATAAAGCAGTAAATGAAGTTTTAAATGAATTAGGTGCAATTGATAAAGAAACGATATTTGTATTAAATAAAATAGATAAAGCATCAGAGGAGCAAATAAAGGCAATCAAAGAAGAAATAGGCGAAGGTGAAATAATTGAAATTTCAGCTAGAGAAAAAATAAATTTAGAAGAACTTTTAAACCTAATTGAAGAAAAGGTTCCATACAATTATAGAAAGATTGAGTATTTAATACCATATGATAAGAGT
- the hpt gene encoding hypoxanthine phosphoribosyltransferase, whose translation MDDKKRNILFSEEKINSRIKELGKTITEDYKGKNIYLLSLLRGSFVYAADLARAIDLNVKIGFMTTSSYGDSETSSGSVKVVNDISDNIEGWEVLIVDDIVDTGITMDFVVKHVQSLKPASVKTCVLLDKPSRRKVEIKPDYCCFEIEDLFVVGYGLNYGDFYRNVPYVFNWE comes from the coding sequence ATGGACGATAAGAAACGTAACATTCTTTTTTCTGAAGAAAAAATTAATTCTAGAATAAAGGAATTAGGAAAAACTATTACTGAAGATTATAAAGGTAAAAATATTTATCTATTATCTTTACTTCGCGGAAGCTTTGTCTATGCCGCTGATTTAGCTAGAGCAATAGACTTAAATGTAAAAATAGGATTTATGACTACTTCAAGTTATGGAGATTCTGAAACTTCTTCTGGATCTGTTAAAGTGGTTAATGATATTTCTGATAACATTGAAGGATGGGAAGTTCTTATCGTTGATGATATTGTTGATACTGGTATTACAATGGATTTTGTTGTTAAGCATGTACAATCTTTAAAGCCTGCAAGCGTTAAGACATGTGTTCTTCTTGACAAGCCATCTAGAAGAAAGGTAGAAATCAAACCAGATTATTGCTGCTTTGAGATTGAAGATTTATTTGTAGTTGGTTATGGATTAAACTATGGTGATTTTTACAGAAATGTACCATATGTATTTAATTGGGAATAA